A window of Lagenorhynchus albirostris chromosome 11, mLagAlb1.1, whole genome shotgun sequence contains these coding sequences:
- the YBX3 gene encoding Y-box-binding protein 3 isoform X2 — MSEAGEATTTTTTLPQAPAEAAAAAPQDPAPKSPAGGGGGAPQAPAPAPAALVAGNPGVDAAPADPGTAAPASSAAAGSEDAEKKVLATKVLGTVKWFNVRNGYGFINRNDTKEDVFVHQTAIKKNNPRKYLRSVGDGETVEFDVVEGEKGAEAANVTGPDGVPVEGSRYAADRRRYRRGYYGRRRGPPRNAGEIGEMKDGVPEGAQLQGPVHRNPTYRARYRRGPPRPRPAPAVGEAEDKENQEAANGPNQPPARRGYRRPYNYRRRPRPPNAPAQDGKETKAGEAPSENPAPAPEQSSVE; from the exons ATGAGCGAGGCGGGCgaggccaccaccaccactaccaccctcCCGCAGGCTCCGGCGGAGGCGGCCGCCGCGGCCCCCCAGGACCCCGCGCCGAAGAGcccggcgggcggcggcggcggcgcgcccCAGGCCCCGGCCCCGGCGCCCGCCGCCCTGGTCGCAGGCAACCCCGGCGTGGACGCGGCCCCCGCGGACCCGGGCACCGCGGCCCCCGCCTCTTCGGCCGCCGCGGGCAGTGAAGACGCGGAGAAGAAAGTTCTCG CCACCAAAGTCCTTGGCACTGTCAAATGGTTCAACGTCAGAAATGGATATGGATTTATAAATCG AAATGATACCAAAGAAGATGTATTCGTACATCAG ACTGCCATCAAGAAGAATAACCCACGGAAATATCTGCGCAGTGTaggagatggagaaactgtgGAGTTTGATGTGGTTGAAGGAGAGAAG GGTGCAGAAGCAGCCAACGTGACTGGCCCAGACGGCGTTCCTGTGGAAGGGAGCCGATATGCTGCAGATCGGCGCCGCTACAGACGCGGCTACTACGGCAGACGCCGTGGACCGCCCCGTAAT GCGGGTGAGATTGGAGAGATGAAGGATGGAGTCCCAGAGGGAGCACAACTTCAGGGACCAGTTCATCGAAATCCGACTTACCGCGCAAGGTACCGTAG GGGCCCTCCTCGCCCACGACCTGCCCCAGCGGTTGGAGAGGCTGAAGACAAAGAGAATCAAGAAGCGGCCAATGGTCCAAACCAGCCACCTGCTCGCCGTGGATACCGGCGCCCCTATAACTATCGGCGTCGCCCCCGTCCTCCTAATGCTCCTGCACAAGATGGCAAAGAG aCCAAGGCAGGTGAAGCACCATCTGAGAACCCTGCTCCAGCCCCCGAGCAGAGCAGTGTCGAGTAA
- the YBX3 gene encoding Y-box-binding protein 3 isoform X1 — protein MSEAGEATTTTTTLPQAPAEAAAAAPQDPAPKSPAGGGGGAPQAPAPAPAALVAGNPGVDAAPADPGTAAPASSAAAGSEDAEKKVLATKVLGTVKWFNVRNGYGFINRNDTKEDVFVHQTAIKKNNPRKYLRSVGDGETVEFDVVEGEKGAEAANVTGPDGVPVEGSRYAADRRRYRRGYYGRRRGPPRNCAGEEEEGSGSEGFGASAADGQLAGALSQRRRPQYRPQYRPQYPRRFPPYHVGQTSDRRSRVFPQPNGTQAGEIGEMKDGVPEGAQLQGPVHRNPTYRARYRRGPPRPRPAPAVGEAEDKENQEAANGPNQPPARRGYRRPYNYRRRPRPPNAPAQDGKETKAGEAPSENPAPAPEQSSVE, from the exons ATGAGCGAGGCGGGCgaggccaccaccaccactaccaccctcCCGCAGGCTCCGGCGGAGGCGGCCGCCGCGGCCCCCCAGGACCCCGCGCCGAAGAGcccggcgggcggcggcggcggcgcgcccCAGGCCCCGGCCCCGGCGCCCGCCGCCCTGGTCGCAGGCAACCCCGGCGTGGACGCGGCCCCCGCGGACCCGGGCACCGCGGCCCCCGCCTCTTCGGCCGCCGCGGGCAGTGAAGACGCGGAGAAGAAAGTTCTCG CCACCAAAGTCCTTGGCACTGTCAAATGGTTCAACGTCAGAAATGGATATGGATTTATAAATCG AAATGATACCAAAGAAGATGTATTCGTACATCAG ACTGCCATCAAGAAGAATAACCCACGGAAATATCTGCGCAGTGTaggagatggagaaactgtgGAGTTTGATGTGGTTGAAGGAGAGAAG GGTGCAGAAGCAGCCAACGTGACTGGCCCAGACGGCGTTCCTGTGGAAGGGAGCCGATATGCTGCAGATCGGCGCCGCTACAGACGCGGCTACTACGGCAGACGCCGTGGACCGCCCCGTAAT TgcgctggggaggaggaggaagggagcgGCAGCGAAGGATTTGGCGCCTCAGCCGCTGACGGGCAGCTCGCTGGGGCCCTGAGTCAGCGGCGCCGCCCCCAGTACCGCCCCCAGTACCGTCCCCAGTACCCGCGGCGCTTCCCGCCTTACCACGTGGGACAGACCTCTGACCGCCGCTCCCGGGTCTTTCCCCAACCCAACGGAACGCAG GCGGGTGAGATTGGAGAGATGAAGGATGGAGTCCCAGAGGGAGCACAACTTCAGGGACCAGTTCATCGAAATCCGACTTACCGCGCAAGGTACCGTAG GGGCCCTCCTCGCCCACGACCTGCCCCAGCGGTTGGAGAGGCTGAAGACAAAGAGAATCAAGAAGCGGCCAATGGTCCAAACCAGCCACCTGCTCGCCGTGGATACCGGCGCCCCTATAACTATCGGCGTCGCCCCCGTCCTCCTAATGCTCCTGCACAAGATGGCAAAGAG aCCAAGGCAGGTGAAGCACCATCTGAGAACCCTGCTCCAGCCCCCGAGCAGAGCAGTGTCGAGTAA